The following are encoded together in the Serratia odorifera genome:
- a CDS encoding NupC/NupG family nucleoside CNT transporter has protein sequence MSLVGMAALIAIAVLLSSNRRAINLRTVAWAFVLQIAIGALVLYVPVGRAVLGGMSAGVANVIAYGNQGISFIFGGLVSDKMFEVFGGGGFVFALRVLPVIVFFSSLIAVLYYLGIMQLVIRVLGGGLQKLLGTSRTESLSATANIFVGQTEAPLVVRPYIATMTQSELFTVMCGGLASVAGSVLAGYAQMGVPLEYLIAASFMAAPGGLLFAKLMVPETEKTHDKDDAMKLIAEDDRPANVIDAAASGAASGMQLALNVGAMLLAFIALIALLNGILGGIGGWFDYPQLSLELILGWIFSPIAFLIGVPWHEAMTAGSFIGQKIIVNEFVAYMNFGAYLRPDDVVAAEGLQVLSAHTKAIISFALCGFANLSSVAILLGGLGSMAPNRRHDIARFGLKAVAAGTLSNLMSATIAGFFLAL, from the coding sequence ATGAGCCTGGTCGGCATGGCGGCGCTGATCGCGATTGCGGTACTGCTCTCCAGCAACCGTCGCGCGATTAATCTGCGCACCGTTGCCTGGGCATTTGTTCTTCAGATAGCCATCGGCGCGCTGGTGCTGTATGTGCCGGTGGGGCGCGCGGTGCTCGGCGGCATGTCGGCCGGCGTGGCTAACGTGATCGCCTATGGCAATCAGGGCATTTCCTTTATTTTTGGCGGGCTGGTTTCCGACAAGATGTTCGAGGTGTTCGGCGGCGGCGGCTTTGTCTTCGCCCTGCGGGTATTGCCGGTGATCGTGTTCTTCTCCTCGCTGATTGCGGTGCTGTATTATCTGGGCATCATGCAACTGGTGATCCGCGTGCTCGGCGGCGGCCTGCAAAAACTGCTCGGCACCTCGCGCACCGAATCGCTGTCGGCAACCGCCAATATCTTTGTTGGCCAGACCGAAGCGCCGCTGGTGGTGCGTCCGTATATTGCCACCATGACCCAGTCTGAACTGTTTACCGTCATGTGTGGCGGCCTGGCCTCGGTGGCCGGTTCGGTGCTGGCGGGGTATGCGCAGATGGGCGTACCGCTGGAATACCTGATTGCCGCTTCGTTTATGGCTGCGCCAGGTGGCTTGCTGTTCGCCAAGCTGATGGTGCCGGAAACCGAGAAAACCCACGATAAAGACGATGCGATGAAGCTGATCGCTGAAGACGACCGTCCGGCCAACGTCATTGACGCGGCAGCGTCCGGTGCGGCGTCCGGTATGCAGTTGGCGTTGAACGTCGGTGCCATGCTGCTGGCGTTTATTGCGCTGATCGCCTTGCTGAACGGCATCCTTGGCGGTATCGGCGGCTGGTTCGACTATCCGCAACTGTCGCTGGAGCTGATTCTTGGCTGGATCTTCTCACCGATTGCTTTCCTGATCGGCGTGCCGTGGCATGAGGCGATGACCGCCGGTTCGTTTATCGGCCAGAAGATTATCGTCAACGAATTTGTGGCTTACATGAACTTCGGCGCCTATCTGCGCCCGGACGACGTGGTGGCTGCCGAAGGCTTGCAGGTGCTTTCTGCCCATACCAAAGCGATCATCTCGTTTGCGCTGTGCGGTTTTGCCAACCTGTCCTCGGTGGCGATCCTGTTGGGTGGTCTGGGCAGCATGGCGCCGAATCGTCGCCACGATATAGCGCGCTTTGGTCTGAAAGCGGTGGCGGCCGGTACGCTGTCTAACCTGATGAGCGCCACCATCGCCGGGTTCTTCCTGGCGCTTTAA
- a CDS encoding bifunctional metallophosphatase/5'-nucleotidase — MGLFLASGSVLSADITIYHTNDLHANVLPFKAPYVSKDKKVGGFANIASIVKQAKAKDDGVFLFDAGDFFTGPYISTLTQGEAIIDIMNQMSFDAVSIGNHEFDHGVPNMIEQLSKATFPVLLGNLFYENSDKPVWDKPWVILEKAGIKVGVIGLHGKFAFYDTVNKNMRAGVEMRDEVEYLNKYLGQIRDKVDVTVLLIHEGVPARQSSFGSADVTRLLSKDIELAKQVQGLDVLITGHAHVGTPEPIKVNNTLIVSTDAYGIDLGKLVLNIDDKTKKIAGYQGKLINIYDGDVEPDPATAAKVALWTDKLKQITQQKIGSASAELTRSYGESSAAGNMVGDAFLAAEPRAQLAFVNSGGLRSELAQGEIKLGDIITMFPFPDDLSYMEINGKQLRWLMNHAANLTNGILQVSKGIEMEYDSRKPLNQRIVSLTVQGQPLKDDAWYPIVVNSFLATGGDGFSAFTEGRNIRTLPGSGATAAVVDYIKSQPEIVPDEHKRIKDQAL; from the coding sequence ATGGGATTGTTTTTAGCAAGCGGTTCGGTATTATCAGCCGACATCACTATTTATCACACTAACGACTTACACGCTAATGTACTTCCTTTTAAAGCCCCCTATGTCAGTAAAGATAAAAAAGTCGGGGGGTTCGCCAATATCGCCAGCATTGTCAAACAGGCCAAAGCCAAAGATGATGGCGTCTTCTTGTTTGATGCCGGAGATTTTTTTACCGGGCCGTATATCAGCACGCTAACGCAGGGGGAAGCCATCATTGATATAATGAATCAAATGTCGTTTGATGCCGTGTCCATCGGTAATCATGAGTTTGATCATGGCGTACCCAATATGATTGAGCAGTTGAGCAAAGCCACTTTTCCGGTGCTATTAGGTAATCTGTTTTATGAGAACAGTGATAAACCGGTGTGGGATAAACCATGGGTTATTTTGGAAAAAGCCGGCATCAAGGTTGGCGTGATTGGCCTGCATGGCAAATTCGCTTTCTACGATACGGTAAATAAGAATATGCGCGCTGGCGTAGAGATGCGCGACGAAGTGGAATACCTCAATAAGTATCTTGGGCAGATTCGCGACAAGGTGGACGTTACCGTATTATTAATCCATGAAGGCGTACCGGCGCGGCAATCCAGTTTTGGTTCGGCAGACGTAACCCGGTTGTTAAGCAAGGATATTGAACTGGCAAAGCAGGTGCAGGGATTGGACGTTCTTATTACCGGGCATGCGCACGTTGGCACGCCGGAACCGATCAAAGTCAATAATACCTTGATTGTTTCCACCGATGCCTATGGTATCGATCTGGGCAAATTGGTGTTGAATATTGACGATAAAACTAAAAAGATCGCTGGCTATCAAGGCAAGTTGATCAATATTTACGATGGTGACGTGGAGCCTGACCCGGCAACGGCGGCGAAGGTCGCGCTATGGACGGATAAGCTAAAGCAGATCACCCAGCAGAAAATCGGCAGCGCCAGCGCAGAGTTGACGCGCTCTTATGGCGAGTCTTCCGCCGCTGGCAATATGGTTGGCGATGCCTTTTTGGCCGCGGAACCACGGGCGCAGCTTGCCTTTGTCAACAGCGGCGGTTTGAGAAGTGAGCTTGCTCAAGGGGAAATCAAGTTGGGTGATATCATCACCATGTTCCCTTTCCCGGACGATTTAAGCTATATGGAAATCAACGGCAAACAGCTACGTTGGCTAATGAATCATGCGGCAAATCTGACCAATGGCATTCTGCAGGTCTCGAAAGGTATCGAGATGGAATACGATAGCCGCAAGCCGCTCAATCAGCGCATCGTCTCGCTAACGGTGCAGGGGCAGCCGCTCAAGGATGACGCCTGGTATCCGATTGTGGTGAATTCTTTCCTGGCGACCGGGGGAGATGGATTCAGCGCCTTTACCGAAGGGCGGAATATCAGGACGCTTCCCGGCAGCGGTGCGACAGCCGCGGTGGTGGACTATATCAAGTCGCAACCGGAGATCGTCCCCGATGAACACAAGCGCATCAAGGACCAGGCGCTGTAG
- a CDS encoding LacI family DNA-binding transcriptional regulator, with protein MSKANPNATIVDIARRARVTNITVSRAFNKPELVKPETRERIHAIAKELNYVPNAFAQGLKSSSSQIIGIVTSSMYNPFYSGLIKTVSRIARQQGYQIMLFDTDGSEEAEMRAIQALFGYKARGILLSAVRDDKHYRPAYLELAEVYGIPLILLDRDLYDQQLSGVFLDNREIGILAGRYLAEQPEKKLLIIGGPADSEITLTRTAGIVAALKGRGRELHIINGDYDFMSQESEVRTYLAQPENRPDYIIGLNGIITLGAIAICHEMGLYQQVKFFSIDEPPRAGAYGLHIPGVYHDTQKLGEIAAELLFSAINSPRGELPVRREFFTGSLLNR; from the coding sequence GTGTCGAAAGCCAATCCCAATGCCACCATCGTGGACATCGCCCGCCGTGCCAGGGTGACCAATATCACCGTTTCCCGCGCCTTCAATAAGCCCGAGCTGGTCAAGCCGGAAACCCGTGAACGCATTCACGCCATCGCCAAAGAGCTGAACTACGTGCCCAATGCCTTCGCACAGGGGCTAAAGAGCAGCAGCAGCCAGATTATCGGCATCGTCACCAGCAGTATGTATAACCCGTTCTATTCCGGCCTGATCAAGACCGTGTCGCGCATCGCGCGCCAGCAGGGTTACCAGATCATGCTGTTCGACACCGACGGCAGCGAAGAGGCGGAAATGCGCGCCATTCAGGCGCTGTTCGGCTACAAGGCGCGCGGCATCCTGTTATCGGCGGTGCGCGATGACAAGCATTATCGTCCCGCCTATCTGGAACTGGCCGAGGTGTACGGCATCCCTCTGATTCTGCTCGATCGCGATCTCTACGATCAGCAACTGAGCGGGGTGTTCCTCGACAACCGCGAGATCGGCATCCTCGCCGGCCGCTATCTGGCGGAGCAACCGGAGAAAAAACTGCTGATTATCGGCGGCCCCGCCGACTCGGAGATCACGTTGACGCGTACCGCCGGCATCGTTGCGGCGCTGAAAGGGCGTGGCCGCGAACTACATATCATCAACGGCGACTACGATTTCATGTCGCAGGAAAGCGAGGTGCGCACCTATCTGGCCCAGCCGGAGAACCGCCCGGATTACATCATCGGCCTGAACGGCATCATCACGCTGGGCGCCATCGCCATCTGCCACGAAATGGGCCTCTATCAGCAGGTGAAGTTCTTCTCGATCGACGAACCGCCGCGCGCCGGCGCTTACGGCCTGCACATTCCCGGGGTGTATCACGATACGCAGAAACTGGGGGAGATCGCCGCGGAGCTGCTGTTTAGCGCAATCAACAGCCCGCGCGGAGAGCTGCCGGTGCGCAGAGAGTTCTTCACCGGCTCGCTGTTGAATCGCTGA
- a CDS encoding L-ribulose-5-phosphate 3-epimerase, translating into MQTTNVACLGLYEKALPANLSWPQRLAIAAELGFDFVEMSIDEQPARQQRLDWDRSQRLAFIQARLDSGVTVPSLCLSAHRRDPFGSADVATRERARVLLIKALDLAVDLGIRNIQLAGYDVYYEPADRHSRARFIEGMQWAVAQAGRAQVMLSVEVMDTPFINSISKWRDIARHVNSPWFTVYPDLGNLSAWGNDIAAELALDIGSITAIHLKDTIAVGPGSAGQFRDVPFGEGCVDFAHAFSVLNTLGYRGPYLLEMWAREDGQDKQRIAQAKAWIEQQMISGGIAC; encoded by the coding sequence ATGCAAACAACTAACGTCGCCTGTCTGGGATTGTATGAAAAAGCGCTGCCCGCCAATCTGAGCTGGCCGCAGCGGCTGGCGATCGCCGCGGAGCTGGGGTTTGATTTTGTGGAGATGTCGATCGACGAACAGCCGGCGCGCCAGCAGCGTCTGGATTGGGATCGCAGTCAGCGACTGGCGTTTATTCAGGCGCGTCTCGACAGCGGGGTGACGGTACCGAGCCTGTGTCTGTCGGCACACCGGCGCGATCCGTTCGGCAGCGCCGACGTGGCCACCCGTGAACGGGCGCGGGTGCTGTTGATCAAGGCGCTGGATCTGGCGGTGGATCTCGGCATTCGCAACATCCAACTGGCGGGTTACGACGTCTATTACGAACCCGCCGACCGTCACAGCCGTGCACGCTTTATCGAGGGCATGCAGTGGGCGGTGGCGCAGGCTGGCAGAGCACAGGTGATGCTGTCGGTGGAAGTGATGGACACGCCGTTTATCAACAGCATCAGCAAATGGCGCGACATTGCGCGCCACGTCAACAGCCCGTGGTTCACGGTGTATCCCGACCTTGGCAACCTCAGCGCCTGGGGCAACGATATCGCCGCCGAGCTGGCATTGGACATTGGCAGTATCACCGCCATCCACCTCAAAGACACGATTGCGGTGGGGCCGGGCAGCGCCGGGCAGTTTCGCGACGTGCCGTTTGGCGAAGGGTGCGTGGATTTCGCCCACGCCTTTTCGGTACTCAATACGCTCGGCTATCGTGGCCCCTACCTGCTGGAGATGTGGGCGCGTGAAGACGGACAGGATAAGCAGCGCATCGCCCAGGCCAAGGCCTGGATTGAACAACAGATGATCAGCGGAGGAATCGCATGCTGA
- a CDS encoding ABC transporter permease, with protein MIGIEQPAVARRAAAPSLGKRWDKLLHHPAVLPFIGFVILFALMSVLNDSFLSVNNLTNVARQVSINAIIAVGMTCAILTGGIDLSVGPVMALAGSVAAGLMLAAIPIPLAMVAALAVGALFGLANGACIAYLRMPPIIVTLASMGIARGLALLYTGGYPISGLPDVFAFFGRGTVLGIQVPILIMLGVYLLAWLMLNQLPFGRYIYAMGGNEEAARLSGIRVPRYKMLVYVISGLTAALAGLVLTSRLMSGQPNAGEGFELDAIAAVVLGGAAISGGRGAIVGTLVGAMMLGVLNNGLNLMSVSPYIQNVVKGGIILAAIYLSSVRRK; from the coding sequence ATGATCGGAATTGAACAACCCGCCGTGGCGCGCCGCGCCGCTGCCCCCAGCCTCGGCAAGCGCTGGGATAAACTGCTACACCATCCGGCGGTGTTGCCGTTTATCGGCTTCGTGATCCTGTTTGCGCTGATGAGCGTGCTGAACGACAGCTTCCTCAGCGTCAACAACCTGACCAATGTGGCGCGCCAGGTGTCAATCAACGCCATCATCGCGGTGGGCATGACCTGCGCCATCCTCACCGGCGGTATCGATCTCTCGGTCGGGCCGGTGATGGCGCTGGCCGGCTCCGTCGCCGCCGGGCTGATGCTGGCGGCGATCCCCATCCCGTTGGCGATGGTGGCGGCATTGGCGGTCGGGGCGCTATTCGGTCTGGCCAACGGCGCTTGCATCGCCTATCTGCGCATGCCGCCGATCATCGTCACTCTGGCATCGATGGGGATCGCCCGCGGTCTGGCGCTGCTGTACACCGGCGGCTACCCGATCTCCGGCCTGCCCGACGTCTTCGCCTTCTTCGGCCGCGGCACGGTGCTGGGTATCCAGGTGCCAATTCTGATCATGCTCGGCGTGTACCTGCTGGCCTGGCTGATGCTGAACCAGCTGCCGTTCGGCCGTTACATCTACGCGATGGGCGGCAACGAAGAGGCGGCGCGCCTGAGCGGCATCCGCGTGCCGCGCTACAAGATGCTGGTGTACGTGATAAGCGGTCTGACCGCCGCGCTGGCCGGGCTGGTGCTGACCTCACGCCTGATGAGCGGGCAGCCCAACGCCGGTGAAGGCTTTGAACTGGACGCCATTGCAGCGGTCGTGCTCGGCGGGGCGGCAATCTCCGGCGGGCGTGGCGCCATTGTCGGCACGTTGGTGGGGGCAATGATGCTCGGGGTGCTGAACAACGGCCTCAATCTGATGAGCGTGTCGCCGTATATCCAGAACGTGGTGAAGGGCGGCATCATCCTGGCCGCCATCTATCTCAGTTCCGTGCGGCGCAAGTAG